One genomic window of Candidatus Omnitrophota bacterium includes the following:
- a CDS encoding NADH-quinone oxidoreductase subunit C — protein MTIDEILAKLQGRFTSKVLKTYRHSDKKAYVDIYPKDIVDLTRYLLKEAGLRFNIASAVDTFEGIEILYHFALDRSGLVVSVRALISDKADPHIDTITSVTKSAWWIEREIHELFGVEFNGNDDLRPLLLPDDWPKGVYPLRKDFIVPKRDSRKA, from the coding sequence ATGACGATCGACGAGATATTGGCTAAATTACAGGGGCGCTTTACCAGCAAAGTCCTGAAGACATACAGGCATTCGGATAAGAAGGCGTACGTCGATATATATCCGAAAGATATCGTAGACCTGACGCGCTATCTATTAAAAGAAGCGGGCCTGAGGTTCAATATCGCGAGCGCCGTAGACACATTTGAAGGCATCGAGATACTGTACCACTTTGCGCTGGACCGGTCCGGCCTTGTCGTATCCGTGCGCGCGCTCATATCGGACAAAGCCGACCCGCATATCGATACCATAACATCCGTGACAAAGTCCGCATGGTGGATAGAGCGGGAGATACACGAGCTATTCGGCGTGGAGTTCAACGGCAATGATGACCTGAGGCCGCTCCTGCTCCCGGACGACTGGCCGAAAGGCGTATATCCTTTAAGGAAGGACTTCATAGTCCCCAAGAGAGATTCGAGGAAAGCATGA
- a CDS encoding nickel-dependent hydrogenase large subunit — MSHNAHVPIGPYHPLQEEPEFYKLVVEGEKVVDVDVRIGYNHRGIEKISESKSFDQSIFIVERICGICSGSHPIACVNAIEDIDGIKVPERALYIRSIIQELERIHSHMLWLGLAGHFLGYNTVFMWAWKYREDICDIMETVTGNRQNYAMMKVGGVRRDIEKEHVSYILQRLDRFLRNLDKLKGAVLDDPVIHARTKGVGILTKEEAVDYAALGPTARASGVDIDVRRDHPYAAYDKVKWSVITQKEGDVFAKTVVRILEMYEAAGIIRQCLDRMPEGPIDAGVKDISQGEGIGQCEAPRGECFHYVKSDGTNSPVRHKIRAPTYMNFPTFRETVIGQTVSDATIILAAIDPCYCCTERMVVIDERGKEKLNAQDLIRLSQEKTKRIAEKLGKGLS; from the coding sequence ATGAGCCACAACGCGCACGTGCCGATAGGGCCGTACCATCCGCTCCAGGAAGAGCCGGAATTTTATAAACTTGTAGTCGAAGGCGAGAAGGTCGTGGACGTCGATGTGCGGATCGGTTATAACCACCGCGGCATAGAGAAGATATCCGAGTCGAAGAGCTTCGACCAGTCGATATTCATCGTGGAGCGTATCTGCGGAATATGTTCAGGCAGCCACCCCATAGCGTGTGTCAACGCCATTGAGGATATAGACGGTATAAAGGTGCCGGAGAGGGCGCTCTACATAAGGTCGATCATCCAGGAGCTCGAACGCATCCACTCGCACATGCTCTGGCTGGGTCTCGCGGGCCACTTCCTCGGTTACAACACGGTCTTCATGTGGGCATGGAAGTACAGGGAGGACATATGCGACATTATGGAGACGGTGACCGGTAACAGGCAGAATTATGCCATGATGAAGGTCGGCGGGGTACGGCGGGATATAGAGAAAGAGCACGTGTCATACATACTGCAGCGTCTCGACAGGTTCCTGCGCAATCTCGATAAACTTAAGGGGGCGGTATTGGATGACCCGGTCATCCATGCCCGCACGAAGGGCGTCGGCATCCTGACCAAAGAAGAAGCGGTCGATTACGCGGCGCTCGGTCCGACGGCGAGGGCTTCCGGAGTGGATATAGATGTCCGCAGGGACCATCCCTACGCCGCCTATGATAAGGTCAAGTGGAGCGTAATAACCCAAAAAGAGGGCGACGTATTCGCCAAGACGGTCGTCAGGATACTCGAGATGTACGAAGCGGCCGGTATAATACGGCAGTGTCTCGACAGGATGCCGGAAGGGCCGATAGACGCCGGCGTGAAGGATATCTCGCAGGGCGAGGGGATAGGGCAGTGCGAGGCGCCCAGAGGAGAGTGTTTTCATTACGTTAAATCCGACGGCACCAACTCTCCGGTCCGCCACAAGATAAGGGCCCCGACATATATGAACTTTCCCACGTTCAGGGAGACGGTCATAGGACAGACGGTCTCGGACGCGACTATAATATTGGCCGCGATAGACCCGTGTTACTGCTGCACCGAGAGGATGGTCGTGATCGATGAGCGCGGAAAAGAGAAATTGAACGCCCAGGACCTCATAAGGTTGTCGCAGGAGAAGACGAAAAGGATAGCGGAGAAGCTGGGAAAAGGGTTGTCATGA
- a CDS encoding proton-conducting transporter membrane subunit — MTYTALTYIIGIPVIAGIVCLAVPDRIKSLARAIAMTATLAALVLSVRIFIHKEEWAGLSSSLFSVDALSAFIGMGVTVFAFLIALYSCGFIAKGVGRYFGWYLLALAGSLGVSFADNLIILLVSWGSLAVVLYLLVNMSATKRAAESARKALIVIGGTDAVMIFGIAVLWAMTGTFSMSKMHIPLNGILPFAAYLSLAIASFAKAGAMPFHSWLPDVAEDGPAPVTAYLPASLDKLLGIYLLARISMNVFIMNDISRGLLLIVGSVTIVLAVIYALVQHDLKRLLGYHAVSQVGYMILGIGTGNPIGIAGGLFHMLNHAIYKSCLFLAGGAVEKETGTTDLDKLGGLAQAMPVTFLAFLVASLSISGIPPFNGFASKWMVYQGIIESACGKGGRLWVLWLTAAMFGSALTVASFMKLVHSVFLGRPSGSLDNIKEAVSAMKLPMVILAALCVVFGIFAFSVPLSILILPAIGARVSYEGLWSPAIATALVGIGVFAGFLIYRLSGRKSFRTVSTFVGGTDQEDLGRISGTEFYDTIRDLKGLGAIYRKEEAKTFDIYEMGRKAVGIFTRMGQYAHNGVLPTYMVWCLLGMVGMFLVLFLR, encoded by the coding sequence ATGACCTATACGGCGCTTACATATATCATAGGCATACCGGTTATCGCAGGCATCGTATGCCTTGCCGTCCCCGACAGGATAAAGTCGCTGGCGAGGGCCATCGCAATGACGGCCACCCTGGCGGCCCTGGTCCTTTCGGTGCGTATCTTCATCCATAAAGAGGAATGGGCAGGGCTCTCATCTTCGCTATTTTCCGTCGATGCCCTTTCCGCGTTCATAGGTATGGGTGTTACTGTGTTCGCTTTCCTGATAGCGCTCTATTCTTGCGGGTTCATCGCCAAAGGCGTAGGGAGGTATTTTGGCTGGTACCTGTTGGCCCTGGCAGGTTCCCTGGGGGTCTCATTCGCCGATAACCTTATAATCCTGCTCGTCTCATGGGGATCCCTGGCGGTCGTCCTTTATCTTCTTGTGAATATGAGCGCCACCAAAAGGGCCGCCGAGTCGGCAAGGAAGGCGCTCATCGTAATAGGCGGCACGGATGCCGTCATGATATTCGGGATAGCCGTTCTCTGGGCCATGACGGGGACTTTCTCGATGAGCAAGATGCATATCCCGCTGAACGGGATACTGCCGTTTGCCGCTTACCTCTCCCTGGCGATAGCGAGCTTTGCCAAAGCGGGCGCAATGCCTTTCCACTCATGGCTTCCTGACGTTGCCGAAGACGGCCCCGCGCCGGTCACCGCCTACCTTCCGGCGTCGCTCGACAAACTTCTGGGCATATACCTTCTGGCCAGGATCTCAATGAACGTATTTATCATGAACGATATCAGCCGCGGGCTTCTCCTTATCGTAGGTTCGGTAACGATAGTCCTGGCGGTCATATACGCCCTTGTCCAGCACGACCTGAAACGGCTCCTCGGGTATCATGCGGTTTCCCAGGTAGGGTATATGATACTCGGTATAGGTACGGGTAACCCCATAGGGATAGCTGGCGGCCTCTTCCATATGCTGAACCACGCCATATACAAATCGTGCCTCTTCCTGGCAGGCGGGGCCGTCGAGAAGGAGACGGGTACGACGGACCTGGATAAACTCGGAGGGCTTGCCCAGGCCATGCCGGTCACCTTTCTGGCCTTCCTGGTAGCTTCCCTCTCGATATCCGGTATCCCGCCTTTTAACGGGTTCGCCTCAAAGTGGATGGTATACCAGGGGATCATAGAATCGGCCTGCGGTAAAGGCGGCCGCCTGTGGGTCCTCTGGCTGACGGCAGCCATGTTCGGCAGCGCGCTCACCGTCGCCAGTTTCATGAAGCTTGTTCACTCCGTATTCCTCGGGCGGCCTTCCGGGAGTCTGGATAATATAAAAGAGGCCGTCTCGGCTATGAAGCTCCCCATGGTCATACTGGCGGCGCTATGCGTCGTCTTCGGTATATTCGCGTTCAGCGTGCCGCTTTCGATCCTTATATTGCCTGCCATAGGAGCCCGGGTCTCATACGAAGGGCTCTGGAGCCCCGCCATTGCGACGGCGCTTGTAGGCATAGGAGTATTCGCGGGCTTTCTCATTTACCGTCTTTCCGGCAGAAAGTCGTTCCGTACGGTCTCAACGTTCGTGGGCGGGACAGACCAGGAAGATCTCGGCAGGATATCGGGTACGGAATTCTACGATACCATCAGGGACCTGAAAGGGCTCGGTGCGATATACAGGAAAGAGGAAGCGAAGACATTCGATATATACGAAATGGGCAGGAAGGCGGTGGGCATATTTACGCGTATGGGGCAATATGCCCACAACGGGGTACTGCCGACATATATGGTGTGGTGCCTGCTGGGCATGGTGGGCATGTTCCTGGTACTCTTTTTAAGGTAG
- the mbhE gene encoding hydrogen gas-evolving membrane-bound hydrogenase subunit E, with amino-acid sequence MIEINFILFFMIVAAIVAVEVKDLLSGVIAVGAVGIGLSMAFLVLKAPDLAVMQLVVEILCLIILIRATVRKDLPFSTSGRWFFNTLSTLCFLAVFLALAYLSIKEMPPFGEPEMRVGKMYIAEAQARTGALNVVSAIASNFRVYDTLGEVAIIFTAVVGVLAIARSVAHRKEGSHDGA; translated from the coding sequence ATGATAGAGATAAATTTTATACTCTTCTTCATGATCGTAGCCGCCATAGTAGCGGTCGAGGTGAAGGACCTGCTGTCGGGCGTCATCGCCGTAGGCGCCGTAGGCATAGGGCTTTCCATGGCGTTCCTGGTCCTGAAGGCGCCGGACCTGGCCGTAATGCAGCTCGTGGTCGAGATACTCTGCCTTATCATATTGATACGGGCAACGGTGCGGAAAGACCTCCCGTTCAGCACCTCCGGAAGATGGTTCTTCAATACGCTCTCCACGCTATGCTTTCTGGCCGTATTCCTGGCGCTAGCCTACCTTTCCATAAAAGAGATGCCGCCATTCGGCGAACCCGAGATGAGGGTGGGGAAGATGTATATTGCCGAGGCGCAGGCAAGGACAGGCGCGCTGAACGTGGTGTCGGCCATAGCTTCCAATTTCCGGGTGTACGATACGCTCGGCGAGGTGGCGATAATATTTACGGCAGTCGTAGGAGTGCTCGCGATCGCGCGCAGCGTAGCTCACAGGAAGGAAGGGTCTCATGATGGGGCGTGA
- a CDS encoding MnhB domain-containing protein, translating to MMGRDREPGMTVIVKTITRLTLGFILLYGIYISLNGHNAPGGGFAGGVIVALSFVHVMLAFGKKVALKRLHSYVMRGAISLGALAFLYTVMVSFGGGCVPLNLLFGQFKSCPVFNSEVTVPLCEMVVVGAGLFALFTALVLLSKTDKDSE from the coding sequence ATGATGGGGCGTGACAGGGAGCCCGGGATGACGGTGATCGTCAAGACGATAACGCGCCTGACGCTGGGGTTCATCCTGCTTTACGGCATATATATATCGCTTAACGGGCATAACGCCCCGGGAGGCGGCTTCGCGGGCGGGGTCATCGTCGCGCTCTCTTTCGTCCATGTGATGCTCGCCTTCGGCAAGAAGGTCGCGCTGAAGCGCCTCCATTCATATGTGATGCGCGGGGCGATAAGCCTGGGCGCGCTCGCATTTCTCTATACGGTCATGGTCAGCTTCGGCGGCGGATGCGTACCGCTTAACCTTTTATTCGGACAATTTAAGTCGTGCCCGGTCTTCAACAGCGAGGTGACCGTCCCGTTATGCGAAATGGTCGTTGTAGGCGCGGGGCTCTTCGCCCTGTTTACGGCGCTTGTTCTTCTGTCGAAAACCGATAAGGATTCGGAGTGA
- a CDS encoding sodium:proton antiporter: MTAYILCLVLFSVGLYCVLRKRNLIKIIIGIGIMEYAVNLFLVLVGYSWRGRSPIFDRAQVIDKMVDPLPQALALTSIVIGLSVTLLLVALAIRIYEKYGTFDITKIDRLKG, translated from the coding sequence ATGACCGCGTATATATTATGCCTCGTGCTCTTCTCGGTGGGGTTATACTGTGTCCTCAGGAAGAGGAACCTGATCAAGATAATAATCGGGATAGGTATCATGGAGTACGCGGTAAACCTCTTCCTGGTCCTGGTCGGTTATTCCTGGAGAGGGCGTTCCCCGATATTTGACCGCGCCCAGGTGATAGACAAGATGGTAGACCCGCTTCCGCAGGCCCTTGCCCTGACATCCATAGTAATAGGTCTTTCGGTAACGCTTCTCCTGGTGGCGCTCGCCATCCGGATATATGAAAAGTACGGGACATTTGATATAACAAAGATAGACAGGCTTAAAGGATGA
- a CDS encoding proton-conducting transporter membrane subunit, which produces MNCPNTALLPFLVAIPLGAAFIITFAGKRIKGAGEAMATAAAFAGLLISIKMLFAPGAGASAIVCKVGSWAQPLGISLVADGLSVFMLVTVNLVAFIVSVYSIDYMGRYTDSWKFFALFSIMLAGINGVLVAGDIFNLYLFLEMAAISGYFLVAFGIDSDGLEASFKYAVMGSVASSFILMGIAFLYSYTSTLNMADMAGVLAVKGGGRVVDFVAVLFLMGFGLKGALVPFHSWLPYAHSSAPAPVSAMLSGVSIKVLGIYAIMRIFFNVFSMPPGISAILITLAVMSMVVASILAFGQTDIKRLFAYSSISQVGYIALGLGVATPLSVAAALFHLFNHSVFKSLLFLNSGSVERVTGTRDLSKMSGIISASPVVGYTNLAGSLSICGMPPLGGFWSKLLIILACIQARHPILALTAALVSILTLGYYFIAMTPALFGVDRGPAAKKISWSTACALIVLSIITVASGLILLPGAGRLVITNTAAVLTSGGSGYVNAIAGALK; this is translated from the coding sequence ATGAACTGCCCTAATACAGCATTATTGCCGTTCCTTGTCGCTATCCCGCTCGGGGCGGCGTTTATCATCACGTTCGCAGGAAAGAGGATAAAGGGAGCCGGCGAGGCAATGGCGACGGCCGCCGCATTCGCCGGACTGCTCATATCTATCAAGATGCTCTTTGCCCCAGGCGCCGGGGCATCCGCCATAGTATGTAAAGTGGGAAGCTGGGCGCAGCCGCTCGGTATATCCCTCGTAGCGGACGGCCTCTCGGTCTTCATGCTGGTCACGGTGAACCTGGTCGCCTTTATAGTATCGGTCTATTCGATAGATTACATGGGGCGGTATACGGACAGCTGGAAGTTCTTCGCGCTCTTTTCGATCATGCTCGCCGGCATAAACGGTGTCCTGGTAGCGGGCGATATATTCAACCTTTATCTATTCCTGGAGATGGCGGCCATATCCGGATATTTCCTCGTGGCTTTCGGGATAGACAGCGACGGGCTTGAGGCATCCTTCAAGTACGCCGTCATGGGTTCCGTGGCGTCCTCATTCATACTGATGGGCATAGCTTTCCTTTATAGCTACACATCCACGCTTAATATGGCCGATATGGCCGGCGTGCTGGCGGTCAAGGGGGGAGGCAGGGTGGTGGATTTTGTGGCTGTACTCTTCCTTATGGGTTTCGGCCTGAAAGGGGCGCTCGTCCCGTTCCATTCATGGCTTCCGTATGCCCATTCGTCGGCGCCTGCGCCAGTGTCGGCGATGCTCTCGGGCGTTTCCATAAAGGTGCTCGGCATATACGCCATCATGAGGATATTCTTCAACGTCTTCTCCATGCCGCCGGGGATATCCGCGATACTTATTACGCTTGCGGTAATGTCGATGGTCGTCGCGAGCATACTTGCCTTCGGCCAGACCGATATCAAGAGATTGTTCGCATATTCCAGCATCAGCCAGGTAGGTTATATAGCTCTCGGGCTGGGGGTGGCAACGCCGTTATCCGTCGCGGCCGCGCTGTTCCACCTCTTCAACCACAGTGTATTCAAATCGCTCCTCTTCCTGAATTCCGGTTCGGTGGAACGGGTGACCGGGACAAGGGACCTCTCAAAGATGTCCGGCATAATATCCGCTTCGCCGGTGGTCGGCTACACCAACCTGGCCGGCTCCCTGTCAATATGCGGCATGCCCCCTCTGGGAGGTTTCTGGAGCAAACTCCTTATCATACTGGCATGCATCCAGGCGCGCCACCCCATTTTAGCGCTGACAGCGGCGCTTGTGAGCATACTGACATTGGGCTACTATTTCATCGCGATGACGCCGGCGTTATTCGGCGTGGATCGCGGACCCGCCGCTAAGAAGATATCCTGGTCAACCGCCTGTGCGCTGATAGTGCTTTCTATAATAACCGTTGCAAGCGGGCTTATCCTCTTACCGGGCGCAGGCCGTTTGGTGATCACGAATACGGCCGCCGTGCTGACTTCCGGAGGGTCCGGATACGTAAATGCCATTGCGGGGGCGCTGAAATGA
- a CDS encoding Na+/H+ antiporter subunit E, giving the protein MTAKIVLFMLWLFVWLFLSWPPDTSQIVTGILVSLFVTLMTGDLFTRRARVSRGAGRYLWFLYYVAVFLTECVKANIDVAWRVIHPDVPIRPGTLRVKLDLKSDTGITFLANSLTLTPGTTSVDIDRSGGILYIHCISIKESADGSYAKMAVVKKFEDILRRIFE; this is encoded by the coding sequence ATGACCGCAAAGATCGTCCTTTTCATGCTCTGGCTGTTCGTATGGCTCTTCCTGTCATGGCCGCCCGACACTTCGCAGATAGTGACGGGGATACTCGTATCGCTCTTTGTGACTTTAATGACAGGGGACCTCTTTACACGGCGCGCCCGCGTATCCCGGGGCGCGGGACGGTACCTGTGGTTTTTGTACTACGTCGCGGTATTCCTTACCGAGTGCGTCAAGGCCAATATCGATGTCGCATGGCGGGTGATACATCCCGACGTGCCGATAAGGCCGGGCACCCTGAGGGTCAAATTGGACCTGAAATCGGATACGGGCATCACATTCCTGGCCAATTCGCTTACCCTGACTCCCGGCACCACCAGCGTCGACATAGACAGGTCCGGCGGCATTCTCTATATCCACTGTATCTCCATAAAAGAGTCGGCCGACGGTTCATATGCCAAGATGGCTGTGGTAAAGAAGTTTGAGGATATTTTGAGGAGGATATTCGAGTGA
- a CDS encoding cation:proton antiporter, giving the protein MKNRRIRWFAGAAATLILLGAILLSPLPSILKWQSEFLSRSLMWLILSACLCLWRILRGPTAPDRAVAVDMLGILIVGFCALLSIPTGRDWYIDIGIAWALQSFIGIMALAKYLEGKDFDE; this is encoded by the coding sequence GTGAAGAACAGGCGCATCAGGTGGTTTGCGGGCGCGGCAGCGACGCTCATATTGCTGGGCGCGATACTCTTATCTCCTCTTCCCTCGATCCTAAAATGGCAGTCGGAGTTTTTGAGCCGCTCTCTGATGTGGCTGATCCTCTCCGCGTGCCTCTGCCTGTGGCGCATACTGCGCGGGCCGACCGCGCCTGACAGGGCGGTCGCCGTGGACATGCTCGGCATACTCATAGTCGGGTTCTGCGCCCTGCTGAGCATACCGACCGGAAGGGACTGGTATATCGATATAGGTATCGCGTGGGCGCTTCAGAGCTTTATCGGTATTATGGCGCTGGCTAAATATCTGGAAGGGAAAGATTTCGATGAATGA
- the mnhG gene encoding monovalent cation/H(+) antiporter subunit G, giving the protein MNETIGSILIVIGLAFDFLGCLGLIRFPDVYNRLQASAKCVTLGTCGILFGLFLFQGFTATGIKALLCLAFILLTAPVSAHALARGAYLSGVKPWEGTVVDQYGEDLKK; this is encoded by the coding sequence ATGAATGAGACGATCGGAAGCATATTGATAGTCATAGGACTGGCATTCGATTTTCTGGGATGCCTGGGGCTGATCCGTTTCCCGGATGTCTATAACCGCCTCCAGGCGTCGGCGAAATGCGTTACGCTCGGCACGTGCGGCATACTGTTCGGGCTCTTCCTCTTTCAGGGGTTTACGGCGACGGGCATAAAGGCGCTCTTATGCCTGGCCTTCATACTGCTGACGGCGCCGGTATCCGCCCATGCGCTCGCCAGGGGCGCCTATCTCTCCGGCGTGAAGCCGTGGGAGGGGACCGTCGTAGATCAATACGGCGAAGACCTGAAAAAATAA
- a CDS encoding PhoU domain-containing protein, whose amino-acid sequence MDMNGMKEEVAKMAGTVYSMLGLIEKGFMENKPEPLAAAMKEEKAINGMEKELTGNILVLSKASGKCRGELAVLAGVIEMLERMGDEALNLVERIEIKVEERLLFSDLGVAQFNETYDAMKRSVEMMVEFLKSRKPALKERVIDNGFHVKDLVERYRREHMDRFVKGLCTPMSANMYFDMLDFTGNLARHSSNIVKLFE is encoded by the coding sequence ATGGATATGAACGGGATGAAAGAAGAGGTCGCAAAGATGGCCGGCACGGTATATTCGATGCTCGGTCTTATAGAGAAGGGTTTTATGGAGAATAAGCCGGAACCGCTCGCTGCCGCAATGAAGGAAGAGAAGGCGATAAATGGCATGGAGAAGGAGTTGACAGGCAATATCCTCGTCCTTTCGAAGGCATCGGGCAAATGCAGGGGGGAACTGGCGGTGCTGGCGGGCGTCATCGAGATGCTTGAGAGGATGGGGGACGAAGCGTTGAACCTGGTAGAGCGCATAGAGATAAAGGTCGAAGAGCGGCTCCTCTTCAGCGACCTGGGCGTCGCGCAGTTCAATGAGACGTACGACGCCATGAAGCGCTCGGTAGAGATGATGGTCGAATTCCTGAAGTCGCGGAAGCCGGCGCTTAAAGAACGGGTCATCGATAACGGTTTCCATGTCAAGGACCTAGTTGAGCGTTACCGCAGGGAGCACATGGACCGCTTCGTTAAAGGGTTGTGCACACCGATGTCGGCGAACATGTATTTCGACATGCTCGATTTCACGGGAAATCTCGCCAGGCATTCTTCGAATATAGTCAAACTTTTTGAATAA
- a CDS encoding 4Fe-4S dicluster domain-containing protein, which translates to MRYPKLRELKEAITALISGPYTTKFPRKPHIPAKRFRGKPEYSNDGCIACGACSLVCPARAIEARDTVTRTKAVRKMILHLDECHYCGQCSALCTTKEDTPPGIRHTTEFDLAGFDRATMVSQTDEKELALCEVCGDAITAKAHLEWLAKRLGPLAFSNPNLFLSSMKSMNFAGDVSRIAKEDLVRSDRIKVICAKCRRRATLEKF; encoded by the coding sequence ATGCGATATCCGAAACTGAGAGAATTGAAAGAAGCGATAACGGCCCTGATATCCGGGCCTTATACTACGAAGTTCCCGCGCAAACCCCACATACCGGCGAAGAGGTTCAGGGGTAAGCCGGAATATTCGAATGACGGATGCATCGCCTGCGGCGCCTGTTCGCTGGTATGCCCGGCGAGGGCGATCGAGGCGAGGGATACCGTGACCAGGACGAAGGCCGTGCGGAAGATGATATTGCACCTGGACGAATGCCACTATTGCGGGCAATGCAGCGCCCTCTGTACCACAAAGGAAGATACCCCGCCGGGTATAAGGCATACCACGGAATTCGACCTTGCCGGTTTTGACAGGGCGACCATGGTCTCCCAGACGGACGAGAAAGAGCTTGCGCTATGCGAGGTCTGCGGCGATGCGATAACCGCGAAGGCACATCTAGAATGGCTCGCAAAGCGCCTGGGGCCGCTCGCCTTTTCCAACCCCAACCTCTTCCTCTCGTCTATGAAGAGCATGAACTTTGCCGGAGACGTATCGAGGATCGCCAAAGAGGATCTCGTCCGGAGCGACCGGATAAAGGTGATCTGTGCGAAGTGCAGAAGAAGAGCGACGCTTGAAAAATTTTAA
- a CDS encoding hydrogenase maturation protease: MKNFKVLSSPELRSTLKDRIKGRPAIVGIGNIMRGDDGLGPRLVELLKARAVNARLFDCGTAPENYIFPILSTDCNTIILVDAADFSERAGDINIFDLEEISKVSFSTHNPSPRLLTDLLRTGRDNLDIFVISVQPKTTTLGEGISREVNDGLDLLADIFQEILK; this comes from the coding sequence TTGAAAAATTTTAAAGTCCTCTCCTCGCCCGAATTGAGATCGACCCTGAAAGACAGGATAAAAGGAAGGCCCGCCATAGTAGGGATAGGTAATATAATGCGCGGCGACGACGGCCTCGGGCCGCGCCTGGTGGAGCTCCTTAAGGCGCGGGCGGTCAATGCGCGCCTCTTCGATTGCGGCACCGCGCCGGAAAATTATATCTTTCCTATACTATCTACGGATTGTAATACGATCATACTGGTCGACGCGGCCGATTTCAGCGAAAGGGCCGGCGACATCAATATCTTTGACCTGGAAGAGATATCAAAAGTGAGCTTCTCGACGCATAATCCTTCTCCCCGTCTCCTGACGGATCTCCTGAGGACTGGAAGGGACAATCTTGACATATTTGTCATCTCCGTACAGCCTAAGACGACAACTCTCGGGGAGGGTATAAGCCGGGAGGTCAATGACGGCCTGGATCTCCTGGCAGACATATTCCAGGAGATACTCAAATAG